The nucleotide sequence GGGGACTTTTCGGGGATTTTATCAGACAATACAACCGTTCAATTTATGTTCCGGATTGTTCTTTAATTAAAAGTTATATAGGGGAGGAGAAGGATCCGTATCTGGATAATTTCCGGGACGAATACTTACGTTTGATCCAAACCAGGGGGCAGGCAAAGGCGGATGAATTTTTCAGAGAGCTTCAGAAAGAAGAAGTCCGAAATTTTTTGATTTCTTATATAGTTACTCCTATCCGTCTATTCAATGATCCGATCGGTTATGTGAAAGTGTTCTCCACGGCCATGGATAAATTTTCCATCGTGCAGCAGCAGGCATTATATATCGAGGAACTAGGGGATATTCTCACTTACGCTCTTACGAAAGTTTATATTCGCCAAGAGAACTTTAGAAATGAAGAGGCAGTTACCCGTATCTTGGATATCAGTATGAACGGTCTCTTGTTCGAGATAGAGGATGAAAGGACTTTCAATTATTTAAAAAAACATAATATTATTAAAATGTTTATTCCGATTTCCGAAAGGAACCTGGTCCTAAGGGGAGAGGTTGTGCGATTCTTGGAGGTCGCTGACGGAAAATTCCAACTCGGAGTGAATTTTTTCGATTCTAATCCGGATGATATGGTCTTTTTACAACATTATATCTTCAGTAAGAAGATGCGGATACTGTTCGAATAACTATCCTTTCCTTCGAATCGTTCCGCCGCTTCCGTTTCATTTCGTCTTTTTTCTAACATTTTTTTTCTTAATTGGTTCAGATTTATGACTGTTTTCTTCATACAAAACTTCACTATGATGTTCTGCAAAAGCTGGAGTATGATCTTCTCCGATATCGATCCGAATATAAGTGCTTTCTTTTTTTCTTCGGATCTCTTCCTTTCTTTTTATCCTTGCTTCGTCCCAACCTAAAAGAGTTTCCATCACGATAGGAAGAACAAGACGAGATAATGCGGTTGCGACCAATACTCCTGCTATCACTACGGTAGCCAAAGGTCTTTGCACTTCTGCTCCTGCCATATTGGAAAGTGCCATTGGAAGAAATCCGATAGCGGCGATAAATTCAGTCGTAAGAACGGGCCGTAACGAAAGTATCCCGGCGGAAATAACCGCATCTGCTATACGTTTTCCGGATTGGATCTCTTCCTTCAATGTTGATGCGTACACCACGCCGTTCAAAACGGCGATCCCGCTTACAGCAATAAATCCGACTGCAGCCGGGATACTAAATGGCAAACCACGCAAGACTAAACCTAAAATACCTCCTGCAGTTGCCAACGGAACTACGGCAAATACTCCTAATGCATAGTAAATACTATTGAATGCAGCCATAAGCATAAAAAATATGATCGCTAAGGCGACAGGAACGACTAAGAGTAATCTGTTTCTTGCTCTCACGAAGTTATCGAATTGTCCTCCCCATTCTATTTCATATCCGGCGGGAAGACTAGCTGCGATAGGTTTTACTTTCTCCTTTGCTTCATTGATATATCCGACTAGGTCTCTTCCTCGAATATTTACTTCGACGAAGATCCTTCGTTTAAGCGCTTCTCTATAAATGGCTGCCGCGGAATCTAGAATTTCTATATCCGCTACTTGTCCAAGAGGGATCGTATTTCCGGTTGCTGTCATAATTGGAATATTGGCTACTTCCGGAAGATCGTCGGCTTCCAAATCAAGTCTGAGAACTAAATCGTATCTTCTCATTCCTTCAAATATTTTTCCGGCCTTAGTTCCGACTCTCATCATCTCCACCGTGCGGAGAATTTCAGAAGCGGATACTCCATAGCGAGCCATCTTATCGTAGTTGGTATTGATCTGAAGCATAGGAAGTCCGAGAACTCTTTGCACACGTAAGTCTCCGGTTCCTGGCACCTTCTGCATTGTAGA is from Leptospira sp. WS58.C1 and encodes:
- a CDS encoding PilZ domain-containing protein, with the protein product MAVGRSDTLQELITILETMFGETIIGSDINLVKHLFYSLKADQREFPFDYEGEKLTSVVEEVGEDTLVLYVPYLQPKGILRAKISFEILNILYQFEVVLLDFWEDHVRVKIPSELQAAAFRKNLRVAVDDLFMNYVILYRSLSGGERELGKNLSVEQRFFHLMKEIKKDNPSLKLINLMVTEYILGISKDYELVFFGPGKDGGLFGDFIRQYNRSIYVPDCSLIKSYIGEEKDPYLDNFRDEYLRLIQTRGQAKADEFFRELQKEEVRNFLISYIVTPIRLFNDPIGYVKVFSTAMDKFSIVQQQALYIEELGDILTYALTKVYIRQENFRNEEAVTRILDISMNGLLFEIEDERTFNYLKKHNIIKMFIPISERNLVLRGEVVRFLEVADGKFQLGVNFFDSNPDDMVFLQHYIFSKKMRILFE